A stretch of the Actinotalea sp. JY-7876 genome encodes the following:
- a CDS encoding proteasome assembly chaperone family protein — MREPSEIYTIDEDVARDLTLRAEAGQGPVLLHIVRGFVDAGSAGQVAARHLADRFESERLVTFDVDALLDYRSRRPTMVFDANTWSEYEEPYLAVDVVRDGEHVPFLLLHGTEPDVQWERYVAAVRQIVERFRVPLSVGVHGVPMGVPHTRPLGVTAHANRPELVADHESFFGRVQVPASASSLLEYRLGRWGHDAMGFAVHVPHYLAQSSYPQASLVALQQVERATGLDLDPSALEPAAREATEEIERQVAGSEEIAAVVRALEEQYDSFTRAIGRTNLLADQADIPTADELGEEFERFLAQQQGGDGSPK, encoded by the coding sequence ATGCGTGAACCGAGCGAGATCTACACGATCGACGAGGACGTCGCGCGCGACCTGACGCTGCGCGCGGAGGCCGGGCAGGGCCCCGTCCTGCTGCACATCGTCCGCGGCTTCGTCGACGCCGGCAGCGCCGGCCAGGTCGCCGCGCGGCACCTCGCGGACCGGTTCGAGTCCGAGCGCCTCGTGACCTTCGACGTCGACGCGCTGCTGGACTACCGCTCCCGGCGGCCGACGATGGTGTTCGACGCGAACACGTGGTCCGAGTACGAGGAGCCCTACCTCGCGGTCGACGTCGTGCGCGATGGCGAGCACGTCCCCTTTCTGCTGCTCCACGGCACCGAGCCGGACGTGCAGTGGGAGCGGTACGTCGCCGCCGTGCGGCAGATCGTCGAGCGCTTCCGGGTGCCGCTGTCCGTCGGCGTGCACGGCGTGCCGATGGGGGTGCCGCACACCCGCCCGCTGGGCGTCACCGCGCACGCCAACCGCCCCGAGCTCGTCGCCGACCACGAGTCGTTCTTCGGGCGGGTGCAGGTGCCGGCCAGCGCCAGCTCCCTGCTCGAGTACCGCCTCGGGCGCTGGGGCCACGACGCGATGGGGTTCGCGGTCCACGTGCCGCACTACCTCGCGCAGTCGTCCTACCCGCAGGCGTCGCTCGTGGCGCTCCAGCAGGTCGAGCGCGCGACCGGGCTGGACCTGGACCCGTCCGCGCTCGAGCCGGCCGCCCGCGAGGCGACCGAGGAGATCGAGCGCCAGGTCGCGGGCTCCGAGGAGATCGCCGCCGTCGTGCGGGCGCTGGAGGAGCAGTACGACTCCTTCACCCGGGCGATCGGCCGGACGAACCTGCTCGCCGACCAGGCGGACATCCCGACGGCCGACGAGCTCGGCGAGGAGTTCGAGCGCTTCCTGGCGCAGCAGCAGGGCGGGGACGGCTCGCCGAAGTGA